The following proteins are encoded in a genomic region of Ammospiza caudacuta isolate bAmmCau1 chromosome 13, bAmmCau1.pri, whole genome shotgun sequence:
- the FA2H gene encoding fatty acid 2-hydroxylase isoform X2 → MATAGPRSFSAAEVRARCAQGACLVSCRRRLYDLSGFVRLHPGGEQLLRRRAGTDVSAALDGPPHRHSENARRWLEQYYVGDIEPGDEQSLSETVDEKEVSAAAQTPEHTDLCYRTVPVERDLVDWQKPLLWQVGYLGEKYDEWVHQPVDRPIRLFHSDFLEFLSKTAWYVVFMVWTPVVLYLSWVSYTSLAQGNTRLFSSFTTEYSIPVHKYYFPFIFLLGMVLWSLLEYLIHRFVFHMKPPASNYYLITLHFLLHGQHHKSPFDSSRLVFPPVPASLVIGFFYGVLRLLLPEVLGLCVFVGGLCGYVIYDMMHYYLHYGSPKKGTYLYGLKAYHVKHHFEHQKSGFGISTRFWDYPFRTLIPEETFKKED, encoded by the exons aTGGCCACGGCGGGGCCGCGCTCCTTCAGCGCCGCCGAGGTGCGGGCGCGCTGCGCGCAGGGCGCCTGCCTGGTCTCCTGCCGCCGCCGCCTGTACGACCTGAGCGGCTTCGTGCGGCTGCACCCGGgcggggagcagctgctgcgCCGCCGCGCCGGCACCGACGTGAGCGCCGCGCTGGACGGGCCGCCGCACCGGCACTCGGAGAACGCCCGCCGCTGGCTGGAGCAGTACTACGTGGGGGACATAGAGCCCGGCGACGAGCAG AGCCTCTCTGAGACAGTGGATGAGAAGGAGGTGTCTGCAGCAGCCCAGACTCCAGAGCACACAGATCTCTGCTACAGAACAGTGCCTGTGGAGAGG GACCTGGTGGACTGGCAGAAGCCCCTGCTGTGGCAGGTGGGCTACCTGGGGGAGAAGTACGACGAGTGGGTGCACCAGCCCGTGGATCGGCCCATCCGCCTCTTCCACTCGGATTTCCTCGAGTTCCTCTCCAAGACAGCATG GTACGTGGTGTTCATGGTGTGGACGCCCGTGGTGCTCTATCTCAGCTGGGTCAGCTACACCTCCCTTGCTCAGGGCAACACCAGGCTCTTCTCCTCCTTCACCACAG AGTACTCCATCCCTGTCCACAAATACTACTTCCCCTTCATCTTCCTCCTGGGAATGGTCCTGTGGTCCCTGCTAGAGTACCTCATCCACCGCTTTGTGTTCCACATGAAGCCACCTGCTAGCAATTACTATCTGATCACgctgcatttcctgctgcaTGGGCAGCACCACAAG TCTCCCTTCGACAGCTCCCGCCTGGTGTTCCCTCCCGTGCCGGCCTCGTTGGTGATCGGCTTCTTCTACGGCgtgctgcggctgctgctgcccgaGGTGCTGGGGCTCTGCGTCTTCGTCGGGGGCCTCTGCGGCTACGTCATCTACGACATGATGCACTATTACCTCCACTATGGCTCCCCCAAAAAGGGCACCTACCTGTACGGCCTCAAGGCCTACCACGTCAAGCACCACTTTGAACACCAAAAATCAG gtTTTGGCATCAGCACACGCTTCTGGGATTATCCTTTCCGGACACTCATCCCTGAGGAGACCTTCAAGAAGGAGGActga
- the FA2H gene encoding fatty acid 2-hydroxylase isoform X1, translating into MATAGPRSFSAAEVRARCAQGACLVSCRRRLYDLSGFVRLHPGGEQLLRRRAGTDVSAALDGPPHRHSENARRWLEQYYVGDIEPGDEQVPPRGRAGTGGHAQNPPAAAAAQLCAWYWDGLWVPQHYSPCVLPQDLVDWQKPLLWQVGYLGEKYDEWVHQPVDRPIRLFHSDFLEFLSKTAWYVVFMVWTPVVLYLSWVSYTSLAQGNTRLFSSFTTEYSIPVHKYYFPFIFLLGMVLWSLLEYLIHRFVFHMKPPASNYYLITLHFLLHGQHHKSPFDSSRLVFPPVPASLVIGFFYGVLRLLLPEVLGLCVFVGGLCGYVIYDMMHYYLHYGSPKKGTYLYGLKAYHVKHHFEHQKSGFGISTRFWDYPFRTLIPEETFKKED; encoded by the exons aTGGCCACGGCGGGGCCGCGCTCCTTCAGCGCCGCCGAGGTGCGGGCGCGCTGCGCGCAGGGCGCCTGCCTGGTCTCCTGCCGCCGCCGCCTGTACGACCTGAGCGGCTTCGTGCGGCTGCACCCGGgcggggagcagctgctgcgCCGCCGCGCCGGCACCGACGTGAGCGCCGCGCTGGACGGGCCGCCGCACCGGCACTCGGAGAACGCCCGCCGCTGGCTGGAGCAGTACTACGTGGGGGACATAGAGCCCGGCGACGAGCAGGTACCGCCGCGGGGCCGAGCCGGGACCGGGGGACACG CCCAGaatcctccagcagcagcagcagctcagctttgTGCCTGGTACTGGGATGGTTTGTGGGTTCCCCAGCACTACAGCCCCTGTGTGCTCCCCCAGGACCTGGTGGACTGGCAGAAGCCCCTGCTGTGGCAGGTGGGCTACCTGGGGGAGAAGTACGACGAGTGGGTGCACCAGCCCGTGGATCGGCCCATCCGCCTCTTCCACTCGGATTTCCTCGAGTTCCTCTCCAAGACAGCATG GTACGTGGTGTTCATGGTGTGGACGCCCGTGGTGCTCTATCTCAGCTGGGTCAGCTACACCTCCCTTGCTCAGGGCAACACCAGGCTCTTCTCCTCCTTCACCACAG AGTACTCCATCCCTGTCCACAAATACTACTTCCCCTTCATCTTCCTCCTGGGAATGGTCCTGTGGTCCCTGCTAGAGTACCTCATCCACCGCTTTGTGTTCCACATGAAGCCACCTGCTAGCAATTACTATCTGATCACgctgcatttcctgctgcaTGGGCAGCACCACAAG TCTCCCTTCGACAGCTCCCGCCTGGTGTTCCCTCCCGTGCCGGCCTCGTTGGTGATCGGCTTCTTCTACGGCgtgctgcggctgctgctgcccgaGGTGCTGGGGCTCTGCGTCTTCGTCGGGGGCCTCTGCGGCTACGTCATCTACGACATGATGCACTATTACCTCCACTATGGCTCCCCCAAAAAGGGCACCTACCTGTACGGCCTCAAGGCCTACCACGTCAAGCACCACTTTGAACACCAAAAATCAG gtTTTGGCATCAGCACACGCTTCTGGGATTATCCTTTCCGGACACTCATCCCTGAGGAGACCTTCAAGAAGGAGGActga